From a single Candoia aspera isolate rCanAsp1 chromosome 10, rCanAsp1.hap2, whole genome shotgun sequence genomic region:
- the LOC134503375 gene encoding protein BTG3-like, translated as MKPRMKEEVDVGARFIARLVNRHEKLEKEQVERFGECLATILCERFSGHWYPDNPPKGQAYRCIRINRKHHVDDSLLKACTACGLDYSELALPQEISIWIDPGEVCCRLGENNRYFKVKEEENASGKSTPEPETSDYHSESLSENSEDEGLAKLRKTTDLGKTRAGKDSPKQAAQYFYVPAPLWVPCPQNVVSYIPAYQPLTFYYVDVPSKSPVPRKPNPNLLKRLTKRASKA; from the exons ATGAAACCCAGGATGAAAGAGGAGGTTGACGTAGGAGCCCGGTTCATCGCTCGGCTGGTGAACCGAcatgagaaactggagaaggaGCAGGTGGAGCGCTTCGGCGAGTGCCTGGCCACGATCCTCTGCGAGCGTTTCAGTGGCCACTGGTACCCAGATAACCCCCCAAAAGGACAGGCCTATCG aTGCATCCGGATCAATAGGAAGCACCACGTTGATGATTCGCTCCTGAAGGCATGCACGGCCTGCGGTCTGGATTATTCGGAATTAGCGCTGCCCCAGGAAATTTCCATCTGGATTGATCCTGGTGAAGTTTGCTGCAG GCTTGGTGAGAACAACCGGTATTTCAAGGTGAAGGAAGAGGAGAACGCCAGCGGGAAATCAACGCCTGAGCCAGAGACATCAGACTATCACTCAGAATCCCTCTCAGAGAACTCAGAGGATGAAGGCCTGGCCAAGCTTCGTAAGACAACCGATCTGGGCAAAACTCGGGCTGGGAAAGACAGTCCCAAACAG gcTGCCCAGTATTTCTACGTTCCAGCTCCTCTGTGGGTCCCATGCCCTCAAAATGTGGTCAGCTACATCCCAGCCTACCAGCCTCTCACGTTCTACTATGTTGACGTCCCCTCAAAATCACCCGTGCCCAGGAAACCCAACCCGAATCTCCTGAAACGCCTCACCAAACGGGCCTCCAAAGCCTGA